The following proteins come from a genomic window of Daphnia carinata strain CSIRO-1 chromosome 6, CSIRO_AGI_Dcar_HiC_V3, whole genome shotgun sequence:
- the LOC130702114 gene encoding endocuticle structural glycoprotein ABD-4-like, with amino-acid sequence MKLFVIAALLAVAAAAPSSYATPSYAPSGYAPSSYGSSGYKDNKYGGITITSQSDERNLDGSSKWSYAGSDYTTREESQVQKRLQGTSYDSYGKATYEDVLGNTNRGSSYWVSPEGQKVTLTWVADENGFQPKGDHLPVAPVHVYELPVAPVHEYEIPVAPALPYSRTGLGYGGNSYSANTYSAPSSRY; translated from the exons ATGAAATtg TTTGTCATTGCCGCTCTCTTGGCCGTTGCTGCCGCTGCTCCTTCCAGCTACGCTACTCCTAGCTACGCCCCTTCCGGCTATGCCCCGTCTAGCTATGGATCTTCCGGCTACAAGGACAACAAGTACGGCGGtatcaccatcaccagccaatctgatgAGCGCAATCTCGATGGAAGCAGCAAGTGGAG CTACGCTGGAtctgactacaccacccgTGAGGAGTCCCAAGTCCAGAAGAGACTTCAAGGAACCAGCTACGATTCTTACGGAAAGGCCACTTACGAGGATGTTTTGGGCAACACCAACAGAGGATCTTCCtactgggtttctcctgaaggccAGAAAGTCACATTGACTTGGGTCGCTGATGAGAAcggattccagcccaaaggtgaccacttgcccgttgctcccgtccatgtttacgagctcccagttgctcccgtTCATGAGTACGAGATCCCCGTTGCCCCAGCTCTTCCCTACTCCCGCACTGGTCTAGGCTATGGTGGTAACTCTTACTCCGCCAACACTTACTCCGCCCCCAGCTCTCGCtattaa
- the LOC130702120 gene encoding endocuticle structural glycoprotein ABD-4-like: protein MKLFVIAALLAVAAAAPSSYSTPSYAPSGYAPSSYGSSGYKDNKYGGITITSQSDERNLDGSSKWSYAGSDYTTREESQVQKRLQGTSYDSYGKATYEDVLGNTNRGSSYWVSPEGQKVTLTWVADENGFQPKGDHLPVAPVHVYELPVAPVHEYEIPVAPALPYSRTGLGYGGNSYSANTYSAPSSRY from the exons ATGAAgctg TTCGTTATTGCCGCTCTCTTGGCCGTTGCTGCCGCCGCTCCTTCCAGCTACTCAACTCCTAGCTACGCCCCTTCCGGCTATGCCCCGTCTAGCTATGGATCTTCCGGCTACAAGGACAACAAGTACGGCGGtatcaccatcaccagccaatctgatgAGCGCAATCTCGATGGAAGCAGCAAGTGGAG CTACGCTGGAtctgactacaccacccgTGAGGAGTCCCAAGTCCAGAAGAGACTTCAAGGAACCAGCTACGATTCTTACGGAAAGGCCACTTACGAGGATGTTTTGGGCAACACCAACAGAGGATCTTCCtactgggtttctcctgaaggccAGAAAGTCACATTGACCTGGGTCGCTGATGAGAAcggattccagcccaaaggtgaccacttgcccgttgctcccgtccatgtttacgagctcccagttgctcccgtTCATGAGTACGAGATCCCCGTTGCCCCAGCTCTTCCCTACTCCCGCACTGGTCTAGGCTATGGTGGTAACTCTTACTCCGCCAACACTTACTCCGCCCCCAGCTCTCGCTATTAA
- the LOC130702101 gene encoding uncharacterized protein LOC130702101, whose protein sequence is MPSTSKFIVERMQSPATATKSPTAKRKEALERIQRFNPIQSSKEGCTQPVGFVKGGVQQQLEGGEIIEINNNPVSSSTSAENASSEPRTNPLGEFGEWEKHTKGIGAKLLLKMGYKPGHGLGKSLQGRSQPVEAKVRKGRAAIGSEELPPLQPPPRYQIPQPPIQLQQRIKKNSKKIKWNLLASQRQRHIAMELSLSPTEIQNYHTSNNVPTSNRSRVTIERPPDVICIQSSDDEDCLILSDVENSRNVLASGETSGISPSSSLRNSGVADVVCISSSEDEDCLILSETENVPSEEVGALSPTNKPSATFLWNRSNLSRTQRRLRKTRLKEWSLRRKTRRNVTNP, encoded by the exons ATGCCATCTACATCTAAATTTATTGTGGAACGGATGCAATCACCAGCTACTGCTACAAAAAGCCCaactgcaaaaagaaaagaagcattAGAAAGAATACAACGTTTTAATCCAATTCAGTCAA GTAAAGAAGGTTGTACCCAACCAGTTGGCTTTGTGAAAGGTGGTGTTCAACAACAATTAGAAGGCGGAGAAATTATCGAAATAAATAACAATCCAGTTTCCTCCTCTACGAG TGCCGAAAATGCGTCGAGTGAACCACGAACGAATCCATTGGGGGAATTTGGCGAATGGGAGAAACACACGAAAGGCATCGGAGCAAAGCTTCTATTGAAG ATGGGTTATAAACCGGGGCATGGACTTGGAAAGAGTTTACAAGGAAGAAGCCAACCTGTGGAAGCTAAGGTTCGCAAAGGAAGAGCAGCGATTGGAAGTGAAGAGTTGCCGCCGTTACAGCCACCTCCCCGTTACCAAATTCCGCAGCCACCAATTCAACTACAGCAAAG aatcaagaaaaattcaaagaaaataaaatggaaccTACTAGCCAGTCAGAGACAGAGGCACATCGCTATGGAATTGTCTCTTTCTCCTACAGAAATTCAGAATTATCACACATCAAATAACGTTCCAACGTCAAACCGCAGTCGTGTTACAATAGAAAGACCGCCCGATGTTATTTGTATTCAGAGTTCCGATGATGAAGATTGTCTGATTCTGTCTGATGTCGAGAATTCGCGTAACGTTTTAGCCTCAGGCGAAACAAGTGGAATCAGTCCTAGCTCTTCATTAAGAAATTCGGGGGTAGCTGACGTTGTTTGCATTTCGAGTTCAGAAGACGAAGATTGTCTGATTTTGTCTGAGACTGAAAACGTTCCTTCTGAAGAGGTAGGGGCCCTGTCACCCACCAACAAACCATCTGCCACTTTCTTATGGAATCGCTCAAACTTGTCACGGACGCAACGCAGGCTGAGAAAAACACGATTGAAAGAATGGTCTTTACGGAGGAAGACTCGCCGCAATGTTACCAACCCTTGA
- the LOC130702460 gene encoding protein bicaudal C homolog 1-like: MLSLSRSSTVSQQMKDLPTLSIEVSYPFHSHLIGRSGRNINRIMEDTGTRIHFPDRNRIAGESKSNSVIIRGQLAGLETARQRIRADIPVEFIVDCSLERINSIGQSSLIHYFSTTFGVLLRFYPKIDGVNCQVNIRGHQNRVQHLKESVAYFGRLVHTSIESVVVKMETSFDHVWLVRDHVDKIVAATGAGIRCPDVSIATELPKKYCIWIRGSLDQVYMATSMLNGLLPMQLLVQTESERFNPCFLEEAKTADILLRVERSLSNTMTIRLASYEWNAHNLFDLMRRCLALPYDQRVLPSLPEAWLALAEMTCNNFILSSAKLLSFLSSTTQSSSQQPASAILSDVSELCRSNNSRLSSPRAAIESCIPASLAASRFDENSSRLLSQLLENVGLSHYSNLFVQNEVDLAMFSTLKDEDLISIGISSFGARKIMLNAIRELRK, translated from the exons ATGCTCTCTCTCAGTCGCTCTTCAACAGTCTCGCAGCAAATGAAG gATTTACCTACACTTTCCATCGAAGTGAGTTATCCGTTTCATTCTCATCTGATCGGCAGATCTGGACGGAATATTAATCGCATAATGGAGGATACTGGAACTCGAATTCATTTCCCAGATCGCAATCGTATCGCTGGAGAGTCAAAGAGTAACAGCGTCATCATTCGGGGTCAACTTGCTGGTCTTGAAACGGCTCGTCAACGTATTCGG GCGGATATCCCGGTCGAATTCATTGTAGACTGCAGCCTTGAACGTATCAATTCCATCGGCCAGTCATCACTGATTCACTACTTCTCCACGACATTTGGCGTCTTGTTGCGTTTCTACCCGAAGATCGACGGCGTCAATTGCCAGGTGAACATCCGCGGGCACCAGAATCGTGTCCAACACTTAAAAGAATCTGTTGCGTATTTTGGACGCCTGGTGCATACGTCTATC GAATCTGTGGTGGTGAAGATGGAGACATCATTCGATCACGTTTGGCTTGTTCGTGACCACGTAGACAAAATTGTAGCTGCAACAGGTGCCGGCATACGTTGCCCGGATGTGTCCATCGCGACGGAATTACCGAAAAAGTACTGCATTTGGATACGTGGTTCTCTAGATCAAGTTTACATGGCCACTTCTATGCTTAAT GGACTTCTTCCAATGCAGTTGTTGGTTCAGACGGAATCAGAACGTTTCAATCCCTGTTTTTTGGAAGAGGCGAAAACAGCTGACATCTTGCTTAGGGTGGAACGCTCCCTTTCGAACACTATGACAATACGACTAGCTTCATACGAATGGAATGCAC ATAACTTATTTGATTTGATGAGACGATGCCTTGCTCTGCCTTATGATCAGAGAGTTCTGCCAAGTTTGCCAGAAGCGTGGTTAGCACTTGCAGAAATGACCTGCAATAATTTCA TTCTTTCTTCGGCTAAGCTTTTGAGTTTTTTGTCATCTACAACCCAAAGCAGTTCTCAGCAACCAGCAAGTGCGATCTTGAGTGATGTTTCGGAGTTGTGCAGGTCAAACAATTCGAGACTTTCTTCACCTC GAGCTGCAATTGAATCCTGCATTCCAGCATCATTGGCAGCCTCCCGATTCGATGAGAATTCATCACGTCTTCTCTCTCAACTCCTGGAAAATGTCGGACTGTCCCACTATTCAA ATCTATTTGTTCAAAACGAAGTCGACCTGGCAATGTTTTCCACGTTAAAGGACGAGGACTTGATCAGCATCGGGATATCATCGTTTGGTGCCAGAAAAATCATGTTGAATGCCATCAGAG aaTTACGCAAATAA
- the LOC130702459 gene encoding xylosyl- and glucuronyltransferase LARGE1-like, producing the protein MTRRWSRLLVVALLFGTALLIGVISIASNRDVENKAVTKESYLDMKHALLQMKNENLELKVQIEKQKEHFPPEINLDASIPSDQIKPCAKDDTILFKRCETIHVAIVCAGYDATRAVSTLIKSLLFYRKNPIHLHFVADGIAHKILNTLFHSWDIPHVNFSFYSADNLTSDVSWIPNKHYSGVYGLLKLTLPKVLPQSVEKVLVFDCDVTFSADVADLWSVFLLFSANQAIGLVENQSDWYLGKLWKNYEPWPALGRGFNTGVIAMDLDKLRSINWSQLWLLTAEKDLVSHYFTSLADQDVFNAVLFQEPYLVYRLPCQYNVQLSDNTRSESCYSEVADLKIIHWNSPKKLKVKNKHSDFFRNLYYTFVGFDGNLLRRQLFHCNESDMSQSPVDDLPVEDDACYELHKARDAKYRTHLFYLTYDAGKIDEHDITWVAQLSLDRLQMIEPLCRLWEGPISLALYLSDMEADQFHSFVTDSHYLSSRTNIGYHVVYKQGSLYPINLLRNVALEQVSTPFVFLSDIDFLPMPNLYSTLKKAVQSLKLANENKALVVPAFESQRYQTKVPRSKAEVISALDMGDLFTFRYHDWPRGHAPTNFPMWRTATIPYKIKWEPNFEPYMVVRRDVTRYDPRFLGFGWNKVSHSMELHAQNYEFQVLPNAFIVHQPHSPSVDILKYRSSAQYRKCSEALKSEFIRDLKKRYDT; encoded by the exons ATGACACGGAGATGGAGTAGACTTTTAGTTGTAGCGTTATTATTCGGAACAGCGCTTTTGATTGGGGTAATCTCAATTGCTTCAAACCGAG ATGTTGAAAATAAAGCTGTTACTAAAGAGTCCTACCTGGATATGAAACATGCATtacttcaaatgaaaaatgaaaatctcgAGCTTAAAGTCCAGATTGAGAAACAAAAGGAGCATTTTCCGCCAGAAATTAATTTAGATGCCAGTATACCCAGTGATCAAATTAAACCATGTGCCAAa GATGATACCATTCTATTCAAACGCTGTGAAACTATACATGTTGCTATTGTATGTGCTGGCTATGATGCCACAAGAGCAGTCTCAACACTAATCAAATCCTTGCTTTTTTATCGGAAGAACCCTATTCATCTTCATTTTGTAGCTGACGGTATAGCCCATAAAATTCTAAACACATTGTTTCATTCATGGGATATTCCTCATG TTAACTTCAGTTTCTATTCTGCTGATAACTTGACTAGCGATGTGTCTTGGATCCCAAACAAACACTATTCTGGTGTTTATGGACTCCTGAAGCTAACACTACCAAAAGTTCTGCCTCAGTCTGTAGAAAAAGTTTTAGTTTTTGATTGTGATGTCACTTTCTCAGCTGACGTTGCAGATCTCTGGtcagttttcttgttgttttcagCCAATCAG GCAATTGGACTTGTAGAGAATCAGAGTGATTGGTACTTGGGGAAACTGTGGAAGAATTATGAGCCATGGCCAGCATTAGGCAGAGG ATTCAATACTGGTGTGATAGCGATGGATTTGGACAAATTACGTTCGATTAACTGGAGTCAGCTTTGGCTTCTGACGGCTGAAAAGGATCTAGTCAGTCACTATTTCACATCACTTGCTGATCAGGATGTTTTCAATGCTGTACTTTTCCAAGAGCCTTACCTCGTCTATCGCCTGCCTTGCCAGTACAATGTCCAGCTATCCGATAACACAAGATCAGAATCGTGTTACAGTGAAGTCGCCGATTTGAAG ATTATTCACTGGAATTCTCCAAAGAAACTCAAAGTCAAGAACAAACACAGCGATTTTTTTCGTAATTTGTACTACACTTTTGTAGGATTCGACGGAAATTTACTTAGAAGGCAGCTTTTCCATTGCAACGAGTCTGATATGAGTCAGTCACCCGTTGACGATCTTCCG GTGGAAGACGATGCTTGTTATGAACTGCACAAAGCTCGTGATGCCAAGTACCGAACGCATCTCTTTTATTTGACCTACGACGCCGGAAAGATAGACGAACATGACATCACTTGGGTGGCTCAGCTGTCGCTCGATAGGTTGCAAATGATTGAACCCCTTTGCCGCTTGTGGGAAG GGCCCATAAGTCTTGCCCTCTATTTGTCTGATATGGAAGCCGATCAGTTCCATTCGTTTGTCACGGACTCGCATTACCTAAGTTCCAGGACCAACATTGGCTACCACGTTGTTTACAAACAAGGA AGTTTGTATCCCATCAACTTGCTGAGGAATGTGGCTCTAGAACAAGTCAGCACTCCGTTCGTCTTTCTCAGCGACATTGACTTCCTGCCGATGCCGAATCTCTATTCCACATTGAAGAAAGCCGTTCAATCGCTCAAACtggcaaatgaaaataag GCTTTGGTGGTTCCAGCATTCGAGAGCCAACGGTATCAGACCAAAGTGCCCCGTTCCAAAGCCGAGGTGATCTCCGCGCTGGACATGGGCGACCTGTTCACCTTCCGCTACCACGACTGGCCCCGTGGACACGCTCCCACAAATTTCCCCATGTGGAGGACGGCCACCATCCCTTACAAA ATTAAATGGGAACCGAATTTCGAGCCGTACATGGTCGTCCGGCGGGATGTAACGCGCTACGATCCGCGATTCCTGGGATTCGGCTGGAACAAGGTCTCGCATTCTATGGAGCTGCACGCCCAGAACTACGAGTTTCAAGTCTTGCCCAACGCTTTTATCGTCCACCAACCTCATTCGCCCAGCGTCGACATATTGAAATACCGGAGCTCGGCCCAATATCGAAA GTGCTCCGAAGCCCTGAAATCGGAATTTATCCGCGATTTGAAGAAGCGCTACGATACGtag
- the LOC130702083 gene encoding ets DNA-binding protein pokkuri-like encodes MNNDMPVSAFNRVNGSNGSSLWTPTSASSSVHTPFILAPPPAGTASHGHHQQHNNNSATSTTTNNGTSTGSPMKVPVKPPPLKSLPPLSGYGGGPTVPLSPSGLAASMADRLPHLTLPFSPDILWRYPTQFSALTSSSPASGGGNSSSAGHHHSHHSQQPSSPHLDVKTHLPGALGPDPRTWGREDVLTFLRWCEREFDLPGLDLDKFQMNGKALCLLNKSDIAERAPGSGDVVHNALQLLLRDAPYTGRVPSSPLTPHPHTAHQQHLLSHALAAAAAHHHQQQQQQQQQQNSSSSGANSSGNNGGGSHLLSPPNSARTPTSASGWPSANQLFSSADFHSLGHLIQQTNSVTLSPAPSVSDGSGNSQGGSPSHAEQSAAAAAAAAALAAQAHINFYTQALAQAHNQAQAAANSAQAGSNSGSQSDSEENDSVQDNSPSRSPAPSTPIHLVPPPMSPLATTFSSAASSKSMDKDPLATTPLSDRGGGGDGLDSGSNGRLLWDFLQQLLNDPSQRYSHYIAWKNRETGVFKITDPAGLARLWGIQKNHPSMNYDKMSRALRYYYRVNILRKVQGERHCYQFLRNPIELKSIKNISLLRHQMAAAAAAAATTTTTSSATTATGSSGSSSTTSSGKMADSTDASLERYSPSSSCNAPDQDFDAEPRTSRFASNNNNEQDPEDNDCDMPTDLSMDSCERRGLNGTNPYLTTIKTENMAS; translated from the exons ATGAACAACGACATGCCTGTTTCAGCTTTCAACCGCGTg AACGGTAGCAACGGGTCATCTCTTTGGACACCGACCTCCGCTTCTTCTTCCGTACATACGCCTTTCATCTTGGCTCCGCCTCCGGCTGGAACAGCTTCGCACGGCCATCATCAGCAGCACAATAACAACAGTGCGACTAGTACAACCACTAACAACGGCACTAGCACTGGCTCTCCTATGAAAGTGCCCGTTAAACCACCGCCTCTGAAATCCCTTCCg CCGTTGTCTGGATACGGTGGCGGACCGACCGTTCCGCTCTCTCCTTCCGGCCTGGCAGCTAGCATGGCGGATCGTCTTCCACATTTGACGTTGCCGTTTAGCCCGGATATTCTCTGGCGTTATCCGACCCAATTTTCAGCTCTGACGTCGTCGTCACCCGCCTCTGGCGGAGGCAATTCATCCTCGGCTGGACACCACCACTCTCACCACTCGCAACAACCTTCTTCACCTCATCTCGATGTCAAAACTCATTTGCCTGGTGCTCTAG GTCCCGATCCCCGCACTTGGGGCCGCGAAGATGTCCTCACCTTCCTGCGCTGGTGCGAACGTGAATTTGACCTGCCCGGTCTCGATCTCGATAAATTCCAGATGAACG GTAAAGCGTTGTGTTTACTAAATAAATCCGACATTGCCGAGCGAGCGCCAGGATCTGGAGACGTGGTGCATAATGcgttgcagttgcttttacgtGACGCTCCCTACACCGGCCGAGTGCCCAGCAGCCCGTTGACTCCTCATCCCCACACGGCTCATCAACAGCATTTGCTTTCGCACGCCCttgccgccgccgctgctcACCAccatcagcaacagcagcagcaacaacagcaacagaaTTCCTCGTCTTCCGGCGCGAATTCTAGCGGCAATAATGGCGGAGGCAGCCATTTGCTCTCGCCACCCAATTCCGCCCGAACGCCGACGTCAGCCTCTGGATGGCCTTCGGCTAATCAGCTGTTCTCTTCGGCCGATTTCCACAGCCTGGGCCACTTGATCCAGCAGACCAACTCGGTGACACTCAGCCCAGCGCCGTCCGTCTCGGACGGTAGTGGTAACAGCCAGGGAGGTAGTCCGTCTCACGCGGAACAATCTGCCGCTGCGgccgccgcagccgccgcTCTTGCCGCTCAGGCTCACATCAACTTCTACACGCAAGCTCTTGCCCAGGCGCACAACCAGGCTCAAGCGGCGGCCAATAGCGCTCAGGCTGGATCCAATTCCGGCTCGCAGTCTGATTCGGAAGAGAACGACAGCGTTCAGGACAACAGCCCGTCTCGATCACCGGCTCCGTCGACACCGATCCACCTGGTGCCGCCGCCCATGTCTCCTCTTGCCACCACCTTCAGCTCAGCCGCGTCGTCCAAATCGATGGATAAAGACCCGCTGGCCACAACTCCGCTTTCTGAccgaggaggaggaggcgaTGGATTGGATTCCGGATCGAATGGTCGACTACTTTGGGATTTCCTTCAACAGCTGCTCAATGATCCGTCGCAGCGCTACTCGCACTACATCGCCTGGAAGAACCGAGAAACGGGCGTTTTCAAGATTACCGACCCTGCCGGACTTGCCCGTCTCTGGGGCATTCAGAAGAATCACCCGTCCATGAATTATGACAAGATGTCGCGAGCCTTGCGCTATTATTACCGCGTCAATATCTTGCGTAAAGTGCAAGGGGAGCGTCATTGCTACCA atttttgcGGAATCCCATTGAATTGAAGAGCATCAAAAACATTTCGTTGCTTCGCCACCAGATGGCAGCTGCGGCGGCTGCGGCCGCTACGACGACTACTACCTCCAGCGCTACGACGGCGACGGGCTCTTCGGGCTCGTCGTCCACAACGTCCAGCGGTAAGATGGCCGACAGCACGGACGCTTCTTTGGAACGTTACTCTCCATCGAGCAGTTGCAATGCTCCCGATCAGGATTTCGACGCCGAACCGAGGACGTCTCGCTTcgccagcaacaacaacaacgaacaGGATCCCGAGGACAACGACTGCGACATGCCCACCGACTTGAGCATGGACAGCTGTGAACGACGCGGTCTCAACGGTACCAATCCGTACCTAACGACcatcaaaacagaaaacatgGCGTCGTGA
- the LOC130702084 gene encoding uncharacterized protein LOC130702084 gives MSDSEDDEGHGPVTTSSIRLSEDEIISRLLTTSTVSLKTLIPSSSIKSENALKVAVWILTSHAKKRPPNHILQRIKWLTAIVQYGIIDSLNGIEKLFNPFIQLIFITQYQASICHLLYMIATPSFQKFQVERIMRNANITGLMKPLVGLLGRLKSLRPDLVPQAVPYQSNAVSFPKAPPTIRSGLYDLAEHMRQQNELPNQFTFTIESEEQKANKKMRMDIIPRVQHINLKSSFEIDLQRMVIPEQFKTFNDLVGKITVVQLPNHVGSLLSKREYHYILYANWTPRLEALLSQWLYLTLYHEFIERRQGDCRDAKTLLLQRVIEFQESTGRKLMVVYDFLSEYLRIWDGIQYREHIFQLLSALPVLPYSDLYENFLRLFENMFQYSPTPFKLQMINSCRKLIHNLLVAKFGPPDRLQVLCHSSNTTSTAVEKTELVEGIYIISEVIRFIVRLYNTALTSTTDIRVLLSSLDFHLWLVDVESQFHLPFRTLCQPITVYAALFSPVPAAVSLLCILFCKFKENGLTHLMTISTIPELKDFHKASLDDASMLSRYIIDISNCLIYQKALVSDSASLLSRLPRRNIRKLLELGDYKGAFDIKRHPAFMGIARQWIKSNPNYSAEGALDVFKEIEADGEGFFRFLFSHFPAIRNYMQEFHSD, from the exons ATGTCTGATAGTGAAGATGACGAAGGCCATGGACCAGTTACCACGAGTAGCATAAGGCTGAGTGAAGATGAAATTATAAGCAGGC TACTAACCACATCAACAGTTAGCCTAAAAACCTTAATACCCAGCAGCTCTATAAAATCTGAGAATGCCCTAAAAGTAGCAGTTTGGATTCTTACAAGTCATGCAAAGAAAAGGCCACCTAACCACATATTACAGCGGATTAAGTGGTTGACAGCCATTGTTCAATATGGCATAATTGATTCACTAAATGGTATTGAAAAGCTGTTCAACCCCTTCATACAGTTGATTTTTATCACTCAATAT CAAGCTTCCATTTGCCACCTGCTCTACATGATTGCAACCCCCAGTTTCCAAAAGTTTCAAGTGGAACGTATCATGAGAAATGCGAACATTACTGGACTAATGAAACCTCTGG TTGGTCTTTTGGGACGTTTGAAATCTCTTCGTCCAGATTTGGTTCCCCAGGCTGTCCCGTATCAAAGCAATGCTGTTTCTTTCCCTAAAGCGCCACCTACAATCCGTAGTGGCCTTTACGATCTCGCGGAACATATGAGGCAACAAAATGAATTACCCAATCAGTTTACTTTCACAATCGAAAGTGAAGAGCAAAAG gcaaacaaaaagatgAGGATGGATATCATACCGCGAGTACAGCACATCAACTTAAAATCCTCATTCGAAATCGATTTGCAGAGAATGGTGATTCCAGAACAATTTAAGAC GTTCAACGACTTGGTGGGGAAAATTACTGTAGTTCAATTGCCCAATCATGTGGGTTCATTATTGAGCAAGAGAGAATACCATTACATATTGTACGCAAACTGGACTCCGCGCTTGGAAGCCCTTCTATCACAGTGGCTATACTTAACCCTGTATCACG AGTTTATTGAAAGACGTCAGGGTGATTGCCGAGATGCAAAAACATTACTGCTACAAAGAGTCATAGAATTCCAGGAATCAACAGGTCGAAAGCTGATG GTTGTTTATGATTTTCTTTCGGAATATCTTCGCATATGGGATGGAATCCAATATCGTGAACACATTTTTCAACTTTTATCTGCCCTTCCCGTTCTACCATACTCGG ATCTCTATGAAAATTTCTTGCGGTTATTTGAAAACATGTTTCAATATAGCCCTACTCCCTTTAAACTACAAATGATTAACTCTTGCCGGAAGCTGATTCATAATTTG CTGGTAGCAAAGTTTGGGCCTCCCGATCGTCTCCAAGTGTTATGCCACAGCTCAAATACGACTTCAACTGCAG TAGAAAAAACTGAACTAGTGGAAGGGATCTACATCATTAGCGAAGTCATTCGCTTTATTGTTCGCCTCTACAATACAGCCCTTACGTCCACCACTGACATCAGAGTCCTTCTAAGTTCTCTTGATTTCCATTTGTGG CTCGTTGATGTGGAATCGCAGTTTCATTTGCCATTCCGAACGTTGTGTCAACCCATCACCGTTTATGCTGCTTTATTTTCACCGGTTCCAGCTGCCGTATCCCTTTTGTGTATACTGTTTTGCAA GttcaaagaaaatggattAACTCATCTGATGACCATCTCCACCATTCCGGAATTAAAAGATTTCCATAAAGCGTCGTTGGATGACGCTTCCATGTTGAGTCGTTACATTATCGATATCTCAAACTGTTTAATTTACCAAAAA GCCTTGGTGTCCGATTCGGCTTCTTTGTTATCTCGACTACCTCGAAGGAATATTCGAAAATTGCTGGAATTGGGTGATTATAAAGGAGCCTTTGATATAAAGAGACACCCGGCTTTTATGG GAATTGCTCGTCAATGGATCAAATCCAATCCCAACTATTCCGCTGAAGGAGCTCTcgatgtttttaaagaaatcgaAGCCGATGGG GAAGGCTTTTTCCGATTTTTATTTAGTCATTTTCCTGCCATTCGGAATTATATGCAAGAGTTTCATAGCGATTAA